In Aspergillus luchuensis IFO 4308 DNA, chromosome 1, nearly complete sequence, the following are encoded in one genomic region:
- a CDS encoding carbon-nitrogen hydrolase family protein (COG:E;~EggNog:ENOG410PHQD;~InterPro:IPR000132,IPR036526,IPR037544,IPR044149, IPR003010;~PFAM:PF00795;~go_function: GO:0003824 - catalytic activity [Evidence IEA];~go_function: GO:0030196 - cyanide hydratase activity [Evidence IEA];~go_process: GO:0006807 - nitrogen compound metabolic process [Evidence IEA];~go_process: GO:0019500 - cyanide catabolic process [Evidence IEA]), translating to MAPVLKKYKAAAVNAEPGWFNLEESVRRTIHWIDEAGKAGCKFIAFPELWIPGYPYWMWKVNYQESLPLLKKYRENSLPSDSDEMRRIRNAARANKIYVSLGYSEVDLASLYTTQVMISPSGDILNHRRKIRATHVERLVFGDGTGDTTESVIQTDIGRVGHLNCWENMNPFMKAYAASLGEQVHVAAWPLYPGKETLKYPDPFTNVAEANADLVTPAYAIETGTYTLAPWQTITAEGIKLNTPPGKDLEDPHIYNGHGRIFGPDGQNLVPHPDKDFEGLLFVDIDLDECHLSKSLADFGGHYMRPDLIRLLVDTNRKDLVVREDRVNGGVEYTRTVDRVGLSTPLDIANTVDSEN from the exons ATGGCTCCCGTCCTGAAGAAGTACAAGGCCGCAGCAGTCAATGCTGAGCCTGGCTGGTTCAACCTGGAGGAGTCCGTCCGCCGGACCATCCACTGGATTGACGAGGCTGGCAAGGCCGGATGCAAATTCATTGCCTTCCCCGAGCTTT GGATTCCTGGATATCCCTACTGGATGTGGAAGGTCAACTACCAGGAGAGCCTGCCTCTTCTGAAGAAGTACCGCGAGAACAGCCTTCCGTCCGACTCGGACGAGATGCGCCGGATCCGCAACGCAGCCCGCGCCAACAAGATCTACGTGTCTTTGGGCTACTCGGAGGTGGACTTGGCCAGTCTGTACACCACTCAGGTCATGATCTCCCCGTCTGGCGATATCCTCAACCACCGCCGCAAGATCAGAGCCACTCATGTTGAGCGCTTGGTGTTTGGCGACGGCACCGGTGACACCACCGAGTCGGTCATCCAGACTGACATCGGCCGCGTCGGCCACCTCAACTGCTGGGAGAACATGAACCCCTTCATGAAGGCGTATGCAGCCTCTTTGGGCGAGCAGGTCCACGTTGCTGCCTGGCCACTCTACCCTGGTAAGGAGACCTTGAAGTACCCGGACCCCTTCACCAACGTGGCGGAGGCCAATGCGGAC CTTGTCACCCCCGCCTACGCCATCGAAACCGGCACGTACACCTTGGCGCCCTGGCAAACAATCACCGCCGAAGGCATCAAGTTGAACACTCCCCCTGGCAAGGATCTGGAGGATCCCCACATTTACAACGGTCACGGTCGCATTTTCGGCCCCGATGGCCAGAACCTTGTTCCTCACCCTGACAAGGACTTCGAAGGACTCCTGTTTGTTGAT ATTGACCTGGATGAATGTCATCTTTCCAAGTCCCTGGCTGACTTT GGCGGCCACTACATGCGTCCCGACCTCATCCGCCTGCTGGTTGACACCAACCGAAAGGACCTCGTCGTTCGGGAAGACCGCGTGAACGGAGGGGTTGAGTATACCCGCACTGTCGACCGAGTTGGGCTTTCGACCCCCTTGGACATCGCGAACACCGTGGATTCGGAGAACTAG
- a CDS encoding putative C6 finger domain protein (COG:S;~EggNog:ENOG410Q1U5;~InterPro:IPR036864,IPR007219,IPR001138;~PFAM:PF00172,PF04082;~TransMembrane:1 (o587-607i);~go_function: GO:0000981 - DNA-binding transcription factor activity, RNA polymerase II-specific [Evidence IEA];~go_function: GO:0003677 - DNA binding [Evidence IEA];~go_function: GO:0008270 - zinc ion binding [Evidence IEA];~go_process: GO:0006351 - transcription, DNA-templated [Evidence IEA];~go_process: GO:0006355 - regulation of transcription, DNA-templated [Evidence IEA]): MGSPKTFVDVSRPGHRRFCKPPVKVACLSCRTLRVRCDGQERCSNCVAKDTICCYVPSKRGGPRNCQNRKRKRASTPPTTVSDAPDEGYQTQKRGSPIIEGPPSSSDEDGWLSQILSLGAPGAGLRSVESSVTEMEQIFDSIFMVDEPSMVPEPPVPPPDLLQTYASDADILDAYYVFIHIYYPILPPPERVPVYNRPLSERSPFRPSSPLSLAISAILALVPHPEVKQPSRSEYVKLRRDLAHSFAQSALEAVETDLELLDSSVDPSKALSDGAPQYQRKEFHSKVPVCLEAVLALVVLSVYEYAQRGNINKMCNRAGQALTAAMSMSLHEMVDEDEYSEARRRAWWITYLTVCQGSIVSGMPPAINPYDPRFVTPIPEGWKLLIEAQQTILEATTFVHDLDLTTKSHFNASWVPHRMTELDNQITCLLHPCRVSIHDSAIKSPSATQDSPDVVALHTIRHIAEIKLHSARIKTHRFCAFQDIPVFRKRHCDLDAAAGPRCCRVQVAEASRPPTSSPDSFLSSVLSEPAAIDFPFSAHASSKICLHAALNIVSLLDSLPYPNPTNEIPLTNPPYLSRNSRVEIPRMMPTFACCAMQSSYAMIMLCLKARAMREPVGNDLTTSSSRSLGGFLDELRQSLRQVSKALGNYAIAFEALNGMRDEIANSVETISMNG; encoded by the exons ATGGGATCGCCCAAGACATTCGTTGATGTCTCCCGTCCAGGGCATCGCAGGTTCTGCAAGCCCCCCGTCAAGGTCGCCTGCCTGTCGTG TCGGACGTTGCGAGTGCGTTGCGATGGCCAGGAACGATGCTCCAACTGTGTCGCCAAGGATACAATATGTTGCTATGTCCCTAGTAAACGAGGCGGTCCACGAAACTGCCAGAATCGCAAGCGTAAACGGGCATCAACGCCCCCGACAACGGTCTCTGATGCGCCGGATGAAGGTTATCAGACCCAAAAGAGAGGTAGCCCCATCATCGAGGGTCCGCCGTCGAGctcggatgaagatg GCTGGCTCAGCCAGATCTTGAGCCTGGGCGCCCCAGGCGCAGGACTGCGCAGTGTCGAAAGCTCCGTTACTGAAATGGAACAGATATTTGATTCAATATTCATGGTCGATGAACCATCCATGGTACCGGAACCTCCTGTTCCCCCACCGGATTTGTTGCAGACGTACGCGAGTGATGCGGACAT ACTGGACGCCTACTATGTCTTCATTCACATTTATTATCCGATATTGCCTCCTCCGGAACGGGTGCCGGTTTACAATCGTCCTTTGTCCGAGAGGTCACCTTTTCGACCTTCTAGTCCTCTTAGTTTAGCCATATCAGCCATTCTCGCCCTTGTACCGCATCCCGAGGTGAAACAGCCTTCACGATCAGAGTATGTGAAGCTGCGTCGAGACCTTGCCCATTCCTTTGCACAGTCTGCACTAGAGGCCGTGGAGACTGACCTTGAGCTGCTGGATTCTTCGGTTGATCCATCGAAAGCTCTTTCCGACGGCGCACCCCAGTATCAGCGAAAGGAATTTCACAGCAAAGTGCCCGTTTGTCTGGAAGCGGTTCTAGCATTGGTGGTGCTGAGCGTATATGAGTATGCTCAGAGGGGGAACATAAACAAAATGTGTAATCGGGCGGGGCAAGCGTTGACAGCCGCCATGAGCATGTCGCTGCACGAGATggtcgacgaggatgaataCTCTGAGGCCCGTCGAAGAGCTTGGTGGATCACA TATTTGACAGTCTGCCAAGGATCAATTGTCAGCGGGATG CCCCCTGCAATTAATCCGTATGACCCTCGCTTTGTGACACCAATTCCAGAG GGATGGAAACTGCTCATCGAGGCCCAGCAGACCATTCTCGAAGCCACAACCTTTGTTCACGATTTAGATCTAACCACAAAGTCACACTTCAATGCCTCCTGGGTGCCCCACCGGATGACCGAGCTGGACAACCAAATAACGTGTCTGCTGCATCCATGTCGCGTGTCCATTCACGACTCGGCCATAAAGTCGCCTAGCGCAACCCAGGACTCACCGGACGTCGTTGCCCTGCACACGATAAGACACATTGCAGAAATCAAGCTACACAG CGCTAGGATTAAGACTCACCGATTTTGCGCTTTCCAAGATATTCCCGTCTTTCGCAAGCGCCATTGCGACCTGGACGCAGCTGCAGGGCCCAGATGCTGTCGTGTGCAGGTCGCTGAAGCTTCCAGACCACCTACGTCCTCGCCCGACAGCTTTCTATCTTCCGTGCTCTCCGAGCCCGCAGCTATCGACTTTCCGTTTTCCGCACACGCGTCCTCGAAAATCTGTCTTCATGCAGCATTAAACATTGTCAGCCTTCTAGACAGCCTGCCGTATCCAAACCCGACGAATGAGATCCCATTGACTAACCCACCTTACCTTTCACGCAATTCCCGGGTTGAGATACCACGTATGATGCCGACTTTTGCCTGTTGTGCGATGCAGTCGAGCTATGCAATGATTATGTTGTGCTTGAAGGCCCGGGCGATGCGTGAGCCAGTGGGGAATGACTTGACGACCTCGAGCAGCCGATCTCTAGGCGGGTTCCTAGATGAGCTGCGACAGAGCCTGCGGCAGGTTTCGAAGGCCTTGGGAAACTATGCAATTGCGTTCGAAGCACTCAACGGGATGAGGG ATGAGATCGCAAATTCTGTTGAAACAATTTCCATGAATGGCTGA